One Niabella beijingensis DNA window includes the following coding sequences:
- a CDS encoding 23S rRNA (pseudouridine(1915)-N(3))-methyltransferase RlmH — protein MKIVFWALGKQHDTYVKEGVEGFSGRIENYFKLEWELIPVPKEAAHLSAQEQKKKEATVILPKIAKEDYLVALDEGGRQMTSEGLAGFLQSRANAGTRRIIFLIGGAYGLDETVQRRANTLWSLSQLVFPHQLVRLILAEQVYRACTIIRNEKYHHS, from the coding sequence ATGAAAATCGTTTTTTGGGCGTTGGGAAAGCAACACGATACCTATGTGAAGGAAGGGGTGGAAGGGTTTTCCGGCCGTATCGAAAATTATTTTAAACTCGAGTGGGAGCTGATACCGGTACCCAAAGAAGCGGCACATCTCAGTGCCCAGGAACAAAAGAAAAAGGAGGCCACGGTGATCCTGCCAAAGATCGCAAAGGAAGATTACCTGGTAGCACTCGACGAAGGCGGCCGGCAGATGACTTCCGAAGGGCTGGCTGGTTTTCTGCAAAGCCGCGCCAATGCCGGCACTCGGCGCATTATCTTTCTGATCGGGGGCGCTTACGGATTGGATGAAACGGTACAGCGGAGGGCCAATACCTTGTGGAGCCTGTCCCAGCTGGTGTTCCCGCATCAGCTGGTGCGACTGATCCTGGCAGAGCAGGTGTACCGTGCCTGTACCATCATCCGGAATGAAAAATACCACCATTCCTGA
- a CDS encoding rhomboid family intramembrane serine protease, whose translation MEITVTLIITIITVAVSLWGFSNSKVIDNFIFFGPAISRNNQYYRFITHGLIHADLMHLAFNMIALYSFGMALETYFFPDQRVFGADAPLYFAGLYIGGLIIASIPDYFKHKDDYHFRSLGASGAVSSVIFAGILLYPAMPIRFIFFPVDIPGWIFGGLYLIISAYLDRQGGGRINHGAHLWGAIFGIVFIIVFVSLKGQLNVFENFINQIRG comes from the coding sequence ATGGAAATTACCGTTACGCTTATCATTACCATTATTACTGTAGCCGTTTCCCTTTGGGGATTCAGCAATTCAAAAGTGATCGACAATTTTATTTTTTTTGGTCCTGCCATTTCCAGGAACAATCAATACTACCGCTTTATTACGCATGGACTGATCCATGCCGATCTGATGCACCTGGCATTTAATATGATCGCACTCTATTCTTTTGGGATGGCATTGGAAACCTATTTTTTCCCTGATCAACGTGTCTTTGGAGCGGATGCCCCTTTGTACTTTGCGGGCCTGTATATCGGTGGACTTATTATCGCCAGCATACCGGATTATTTCAAACATAAGGATGACTATCATTTCAGAAGCCTGGGTGCTTCCGGTGCTGTTTCTTCCGTGATCTTTGCCGGCATCTTATTGTACCCGGCAATGCCCATCCGGTTTATCTTTTTCCCGGTGGATATTCCCGGGTGGATCTTTGGCGGATTGTACCTCATCATATCTGCTTACCTGGATCGCCAGGGCGGAGGCCGCATCAATCACGGTGCACACTTATGGGGCGCTATTTTCGGTATCGTTTTTATTATCGTATTTGTCAGCCTGAAGGGACAACTGAACGTTTTCGAAAATTTTATCAACCAGATACGCGGATAG
- a CDS encoding Nramp family divalent metal transporter, translating to MNKHHSDISLSEVHQSVDTTVANKPKWRRILSFFGPAYLVSVGYMDPGNWATDLAGGSQFGYSLLWVLLMSNLMALLLQSLSARLGIVRHKDLAQANRETYPRGVNFILYLLAEIAIAATDLAEVLGMAIGLQLLTGMPLMYGVLITVLDTFLLMLLQRFGMRKLEAFVIGLIFIIGMSFLVQIIIAAPDAREMATGFVPRIQNDAALYIAIGIIGATVMPHNLYLHSALVQTRKFKNTDDGIKKALKYNFWDSAIALNLAFLVNAAILVLAATIFFKTGRTDVAEIRQAYELLPSHLGSEFASKLFAVALIAAGQSSTVTGTLAGQIIMEGYLKLRINPLVRRLLTRLIAIVPAILVIGIYGEDEVDQLLIFSQVVLSMQLGFAIIPLIHFVSDRATMGKFTIRPLTKFFAWLITAVLIYLNGRMVTDSIFGYFASTSSWGWKLLILLAGTGILILLGYTIFYPLSQRKQKSSSSPVHPELAPLDLTGKSNDHRTIAVAVDFGKTDSALITQALQQGSMHTKFVLIHVVESVAARFNNKEIKDSESQTDKAYLEGYAQQIRKKGYTVVWELGYGIPSREIPKIVTGQEADLLVMGAHGHKGLKDFIYGSTINNVRHRLQIPILIIGKENA from the coding sequence ATGAATAAGCATCATTCTGACATATCGCTGAGCGAAGTACATCAATCTGTTGATACTACTGTTGCCAACAAACCCAAATGGCGGCGCATCCTCTCCTTCTTCGGTCCGGCCTACCTTGTAAGTGTGGGCTATATGGACCCCGGCAACTGGGCCACAGATCTGGCAGGCGGCAGCCAGTTCGGCTATAGCCTGCTGTGGGTGCTGCTGATGAGCAACCTCATGGCCCTGCTGCTTCAGAGCCTCTCTGCCCGGCTGGGTATTGTACGGCATAAAGACCTGGCGCAGGCCAACCGGGAGACCTACCCGCGGGGGGTTAATTTCATCCTTTACCTGCTGGCGGAAATTGCCATCGCAGCAACGGATCTTGCCGAAGTGCTGGGTATGGCGATCGGTCTTCAGCTATTAACCGGTATGCCCCTGATGTATGGTGTGCTCATTACCGTGCTGGACACCTTCCTGCTGATGTTGTTGCAACGGTTTGGAATGCGGAAACTGGAAGCATTTGTTATTGGCCTGATCTTTATCATCGGTATGTCGTTCCTGGTACAGATCATCATTGCGGCCCCCGATGCCCGGGAAATGGCCACGGGTTTTGTGCCCCGCATTCAGAACGATGCTGCATTGTATATCGCTATCGGTATCATCGGAGCCACGGTAATGCCCCACAATCTTTACCTGCACTCAGCCCTGGTACAGACCCGGAAATTCAAGAATACGGATGATGGTATAAAAAAAGCATTGAAATACAATTTCTGGGACAGTGCCATAGCCCTCAATTTGGCGTTCCTCGTAAATGCCGCTATCCTGGTACTGGCAGCAACCATTTTCTTTAAAACCGGCAGAACCGATGTTGCCGAGATCCGCCAGGCATACGAGCTGCTGCCCAGTCACCTGGGCAGCGAGTTTGCCTCCAAGCTGTTTGCAGTGGCATTGATCGCAGCCGGGCAAAGCAGTACCGTAACCGGTACACTCGCCGGTCAGATCATCATGGAAGGGTATTTGAAATTACGGATCAATCCGCTGGTACGCCGGCTGCTCACCCGGCTGATCGCCATTGTTCCCGCCATACTGGTGATCGGTATTTATGGAGAAGATGAAGTGGATCAGTTGCTCATTTTCAGCCAGGTGGTGCTAAGCATGCAGCTGGGCTTTGCCATCATCCCCCTTATCCATTTTGTCAGCGACCGGGCAACAATGGGGAAGTTTACCATCCGGCCCCTTACCAAATTCTTTGCATGGCTGATCACCGCCGTACTTATTTATCTGAACGGGCGCATGGTCACCGATTCAATCTTTGGTTATTTTGCCTCTACCTCTTCCTGGGGATGGAAACTGCTGATCCTTCTTGCAGGCACAGGGATCCTGATCCTGCTGGGCTACACCATTTTTTACCCGCTCAGCCAAAGAAAACAAAAGAGCAGTTCCTCCCCCGTGCACCCGGAACTTGCCCCGCTTGATCTTACCGGAAAAAGCAATGACCACCGTACAATTGCCGTTGCCGTGGACTTTGGTAAAACCGACAGCGCCCTTATTACACAGGCATTACAACAGGGAAGCATGCATACGAAATTTGTTCTGATCCATGTGGTGGAAAGTGTGGCGGCACGGTTTAATAACAAAGAGATCAAGGACAGTGAATCTCAAACGGACAAAGCCTATCTGGAAGGGTATGCGCAACAGATCCGCAAAAAAGGTTATACCGTGGTTTGGGAACTGGGATATGGCATCCCCTCAAGAGAGATCCCGAAGATCGTGACCGGCCAGGAAGCAGACCTGCTGGTAATGGGAGCGCACGGACACAAGGGATTGAAGGATTTTATCTATGGCAGTACCATCAATAATGTGCGGCACCGGCTGCAGATACCTATTCTGATCATCGGAAAGGAGAATGCCTGA